The following proteins are encoded in a genomic region of Merismopedia glauca CCAP 1448/3:
- a CDS encoding NACHT C-terminal helical domain 2-containing protein: protein MSSNQDLNDIFDRLVKGDVTEGDIQSLRQLLQVREGQNTVQIGKYNVNIAEGKDLHIGDTFGGLCQRVYQGTNAETIRTILLEVLAQNDREIKVDWHGLSQTMLGEQQRLTTDPLTSGEGIAYRTEQVYVPLGLVERKRQTRRREDVSPDRGSELYQETEITQTFEHQQFLEQVLKQRQSPKSQGKRIAIIGEPGAGKTTLLQQISRWVSGEMAQSVAIWVSLADLQGRELESYLFEVWVQAVARKVGQAEASTQVKDDFVAQFNQGLVWLLLDGVDEMQATGSNPLAEIERQIRTGTLLQQARMVLSCRLNLWDGGSNALDSFDNYRTLEFSYPQQVEQFIINWFGSLPSAETQTGQRLCAALRESGKERIRDLVKNPLRLTLLCFNWYLGEGKLPETKAGLYEQFVADFYEWKKGQFATTGEQRKRLNAALGELAREAIDKEATRFRLRHNFVCEYLGEPDDADSLFGLALRLGWLNKVGVDGDNLRKGVYAFFHPTFQEYFASKDFCDRADFYNLAKHIGKNTWNEIFILSLEMANDPDTLMRLMKKQTDELLSSCAKLQQFLSYTYQKSMSVNIPYKYKPAALRAFYLKTNRCSGFCPSNDLAFGIDPTLRNDCSGGTFHGIYADIHICFPSPPQTELHLDETLDAILANDLNSSPPFFSLRFLGSGVDLNYNFKKLLEDHLAQLPKSETFQCWWKERGSIWLKHLRNLSLEYRAVGQDWQFSEEQKELLMRYYSANQLLVHCLNSCSRVSNEVKKEIETTLLLPVTAIEKGT from the coding sequence ATGAGTTCCAACCAAGACTTAAATGACATATTCGATCGCCTAGTCAAGGGTGATGTCACCGAGGGGGATATCCAAAGCCTACGGCAGTTGCTCCAGGTACGTGAGGGGCAAAATACAGTTCAAATCGGTAAATATAATGTCAATATTGCTGAAGGCAAAGATCTACACATAGGCGATACCTTCGGTGGGCTTTGCCAACGCGTTTATCAAGGAACGAATGCAGAGACGATTCGGACTATTTTGCTAGAGGTACTTGCCCAAAACGATCGAGAAATAAAGGTTGATTGGCACGGGCTTAGTCAAACCATGCTGGGAGAACAGCAGCGACTCACCACAGACCCACTGACATCGGGTGAGGGAATTGCCTATCGAACCGAGCAGGTTTATGTCCCACTGGGATTGGTAGAGCGCAAGCGGCAAACTCGACGACGTGAGGATGTTTCACCAGATCGGGGTTCAGAACTTTACCAAGAAACAGAAATTACCCAAACCTTTGAGCATCAGCAGTTTTTAGAGCAGGTACTCAAGCAAAGGCAAAGTCCCAAAAGCCAGGGAAAGCGCATTGCAATTATTGGAGAACCAGGGGCGGGGAAAACGACGCTGTTGCAGCAGATATCTCGATGGGTATCGGGGGAGATGGCGCAGTCGGTAGCGATCTGGGTGTCTTTAGCTGATTTGCAGGGGCGCGAACTGGAATCATATTTGTTCGAGGTATGGGTGCAGGCAGTAGCCCGAAAAGTCGGACAAGCTGAAGCATCTACTCAAGTTAAAGATGATTTTGTGGCTCAGTTTAACCAGGGGTTGGTGTGGCTGTTGCTGGATGGGGTTGATGAAATGCAGGCGACTGGGAGCAACCCGTTAGCAGAAATCGAACGGCAAATTCGCACGGGAACTTTACTACAACAAGCGAGGATGGTGCTTTCCTGTCGGTTAAATCTTTGGGATGGTGGCAGTAACGCCCTGGATTCCTTCGATAACTATCGCACCCTGGAGTTTTCCTATCCCCAGCAGGTGGAGCAGTTTATTATCAACTGGTTCGGCTCTTTACCTTCAGCAGAAACACAGACAGGGCAACGGTTGTGTGCGGCGTTGAGGGAATCGGGAAAGGAAAGAATTCGAGATTTGGTGAAAAACCCTCTGCGGCTGACGCTGCTGTGTTTCAACTGGTATTTAGGCGAGGGTAAGTTACCGGAGACAAAGGCGGGGTTGTACGAGCAGTTTGTGGCGGATTTTTATGAGTGGAAGAAGGGGCAATTTGCGACGACAGGGGAGCAACGCAAGCGATTGAATGCAGCTTTGGGAGAATTGGCGCGGGAGGCGATCGATAAGGAAGCAACGCGGTTTCGATTGCGACACAATTTTGTGTGCGAGTATTTAGGTGAGCCGGATGATGCAGATTCGTTGTTTGGATTGGCGTTGCGGTTGGGATGGTTGAATAAGGTGGGGGTGGATGGAGATAATCTCAGGAAGGGGGTGTATGCGTTTTTCCATCCCACTTTTCAGGAGTATTTTGCATCTAAAGATTTTTGCGATCGCGCTGATTTTTACAATCTTGCTAAGCATATAGGGAAGAATACTTGGAATGAGATATTTATATTGTCTCTAGAGATGGCAAATGACCCAGATACACTAATGCGGTTAATGAAAAAGCAAACTGATGAGTTACTCAGTTCATGTGCAAAGTTACAGCAATTTTTGAGCTATACATATCAAAAATCAATGTCAGTCAATATTCCATATAAATATAAACCCGCAGCATTAAGAGCCTTTTATCTCAAGACTAATAGATGTTCTGGATTTTGCCCAAGTAACGATTTGGCTTTCGGAATCGATCCAACTTTAAGAAATGATTGTAGCGGAGGTACTTTTCATGGAATCTACGCTGATATTCACATATGTTTTCCTTCTCCTCCTCAAACAGAACTTCATTTAGATGAAACTCTTGATGCGATTCTTGCTAATGATTTAAACTCATCACCACCTTTTTTCTCACTCCGTTTTCTTGGAAGTGGAGTCGATCTCAATTACAACTTTAAAAAGCTATTAGAAGACCATCTCGCTCAACTGCCAAAATCTGAAACATTTCAATGTTGGTGGAAAGAAAGAGGAAGTATATGGTTAAAACACCTAAGAAATCTATCATTGGAGTACCGCGCGGTTGGTCAAGATTGGCAATTTAGTGAAGAGCAAAAAGAATTACTTATGCGTTACTACAGTGCTAATCAATTATTAGTACATTGCCTGAATAGCTGTAGTCGTGTAAGTAATGAAGTAAAAAAAGAAATTGAAACTACCTTATTGTTACCAGTCACCGCCATCGAAAAAGGCACGTAA
- a CDS encoding NACHT domain-containing protein, with translation MQQVRSRIHDDIQRLHGTMPLWGIDHWVPLGDLFVDVNILESLSSSRRSELDDLWQDFTTGNSSYRSLDRIGLGKEQQRVSGLAVLEQNTNLMVVGKPGSGKTTYLQRIVTECNAGKLKAQRIPVLIKLREFVDDGHKYAYNLEQFLGQLWRLSNVDMELVLNQGKALVLLDGLDEVTGEAGKQITREIKRFARAYSQVLVVVTCRTQSQESRFERFDYVEVADFNEQQVRAFVEHWFDTVCGDTGKNKARDFLEQLFREENKPIRELAITPILLSLTCAVFKQTGKFYSKRSKLYEEGLELLLVQWDKSREVARDEVYRDLSVERKLDLLSYVAVKKFEQEQYVLFEQEELEGYIGEFLGIERQESRGVLRAIASQHGLLIERATKVWSFSHLTLQEYLVAKWFSHQTEWEKLLRQITEGYWREVFLLLAESQEAKTLLLGIEKTSQIYINSCTKLQNLLNWLEQSTSEPNNYKPTARRAAAMYFILDLVTLLYQDQTFSVGDFDRFINLASDLARLLNRDFQQDDIWEIVAIIGNQIDPPYFLHTFYEMGVSTIQYFLENDFKLRESQTMENWILDRSLSQNLITNLKNTLKRFPDAGQDFKTHLSPPELIRQTLLTSLQVDPEWITELSTSEQDSLANYLLSTKLIVECLKIAEPCSPQFCQEIEDRVLRTKH, from the coding sequence GTGCAACAGGTGCGATCGCGCATCCACGATGACATCCAACGCTTGCACGGGACGATGCCGTTATGGGGAATAGACCATTGGGTTCCTTTGGGGGATTTGTTTGTGGATGTCAATATCCTGGAGTCACTTAGCAGCAGCCGCAGGTCGGAACTGGATGATTTGTGGCAGGATTTTACAACAGGTAATTCCAGCTACCGTAGCTTGGATCGGATTGGCTTGGGTAAGGAACAGCAGCGCGTTTCTGGGTTGGCTGTGCTGGAACAGAATACTAACCTGATGGTGGTGGGTAAACCTGGTTCGGGGAAGACGACATATCTGCAAAGAATTGTAACCGAGTGCAATGCCGGAAAATTAAAAGCACAGCGAATTCCTGTTTTGATTAAGCTGCGGGAGTTTGTGGACGATGGACACAAGTACGCTTATAACTTGGAGCAGTTTTTGGGACAGCTTTGGCGGTTGAGTAATGTAGATATGGAATTAGTGCTAAACCAGGGTAAAGCTTTGGTGTTGCTGGATGGGTTGGATGAGGTGACGGGGGAAGCAGGAAAGCAAATTACCAGGGAAATCAAGCGGTTTGCTCGTGCTTATTCCCAAGTGCTGGTGGTGGTGACTTGTCGAACGCAAAGCCAGGAATCGCGGTTTGAAAGGTTCGATTATGTGGAGGTGGCAGATTTTAATGAGCAGCAGGTGAGAGCGTTTGTAGAACATTGGTTTGATACGGTATGTGGGGATACGGGGAAGAACAAAGCGCGGGATTTTTTGGAACAGTTGTTTAGGGAGGAGAACAAACCGATTCGGGAATTGGCGATTACGCCGATTTTGTTGAGTTTAACTTGTGCGGTATTCAAGCAAACGGGGAAATTTTACTCGAAGCGTTCCAAGTTGTATGAGGAGGGGTTGGAGTTATTGTTGGTGCAGTGGGACAAATCGCGGGAAGTGGCGCGGGATGAGGTTTATCGGGATTTGTCAGTGGAGCGAAAGTTGGATCTGTTGAGTTATGTTGCGGTGAAAAAGTTTGAGCAAGAACAGTATGTGTTGTTCGAGCAGGAGGAATTGGAGGGGTATATTGGGGAGTTTTTGGGAATTGAGCGACAGGAAAGTCGGGGAGTATTAAGGGCGATCGCATCTCAGCATGGGTTATTGATTGAGCGTGCTACAAAAGTTTGGTCATTTTCACATCTTACGCTTCAGGAATATTTGGTAGCAAAGTGGTTTAGTCATCAAACTGAGTGGGAAAAATTATTAAGACAAATTACAGAAGGCTACTGGAGGGAAGTATTTCTGCTCCTAGCTGAGTCTCAGGAAGCTAAGACTCTATTGTTGGGAATAGAAAAAACATCTCAGATCTATATCAATTCTTGTACAAAACTACAAAATTTACTGAATTGGTTAGAGCAAAGCACCTCCGAACCCAACAATTACAAGCCTACAGCTAGACGTGCAGCGGCTATGTATTTTATTCTTGATTTAGTCACATTACTTTATCAAGATCAAACGTTTTCTGTTGGTGATTTCGATCGATTTATTAATCTAGCATCTGATCTTGCACGATTGCTGAACCGAGATTTTCAACAAGATGACATATGGGAAATTGTTGCCATTATCGGCAATCAAATTGATCCTCCTTACTTCTTGCATACTTTCTACGAAATGGGGGTTAGTACAATTCAATATTTTCTTGAGAATGACTTTAAGCTTAGAGAATCTCAAACAATGGAAAACTGGATTTTAGATCGCTCTTTGTCTCAAAATTTGATTACAAATCTGAAAAACACACTAAAGAGATTTCCTGATGCAGGTCAAGACTTTAAAACCCATCTTTCTCCTCCAGAGCTTATTCGACAAACATTGCTTACTTCCCTTCAGGTAGATCCAGAATGGATAACTGAGTTGTCTACAAGTGAGCAAGATTCTTTGGCAAATTATTTATTATCCACCAAGCTAATAGTTGAGTGCTTGAAGATTGCAGAGCCATGTTCACCACAATTTTGTCAGGAAATCGAAGATCGTGTATTACGAACCAAGCATTAG
- a CDS encoding CHAT domain-containing protein, producing the protein MANPSNLNDIIQRILNGTQTDTDVEVLRQWLNSGGIQNLQVGKYNVNIGEGKDIHIGDRTYQGLDAEAIREVARAVIQGSNAADIREVVRSILKEEFQNLAQPANPQNSSRKTILVLASSPTNEGRLRLDKEVREIDEGLRRSQHRDRFTLQQRWAVRPDDLRRALLDFTPQIVHFCGHGSGDDGLVLENDAGLAQLVPTEALANLFKRFADRGLECVVLNACYSEIQASAIAQHIDYVVGMNSAIGDDAAIKFAVGFYDELGAGWSYEDAYHGGCDAIALQGIPEEHTPVFKHLKKKSD; encoded by the coding sequence ATGGCGAACCCCAGTAACCTCAACGACATTATTCAACGCATCCTCAATGGAACTCAAACCGATACCGATGTTGAAGTTTTACGTCAGTGGTTAAATAGTGGCGGGATTCAAAATCTGCAAGTAGGAAAGTACAACGTCAATATTGGGGAAGGAAAAGACATACATATTGGCGATCGCACTTACCAAGGACTTGATGCCGAAGCGATTCGAGAAGTTGCTCGTGCTGTAATTCAGGGTTCTAACGCCGCAGATATTCGAGAAGTTGTTCGCTCTATACTCAAAGAAGAGTTTCAGAACCTGGCTCAACCAGCAAATCCTCAAAATAGCTCCCGTAAAACCATTTTAGTCCTAGCCTCCAGCCCCACCAATGAAGGTAGGTTGCGCCTAGATAAAGAAGTGCGAGAAATTGATGAGGGTTTGCGAAGGTCGCAGCATAGAGATAGGTTTACTTTACAGCAACGCTGGGCGGTTCGTCCCGACGATCTACGTCGTGCTTTGTTGGATTTTACCCCCCAGATCGTTCACTTTTGCGGGCATGGTTCAGGAGATGATGGATTAGTTTTGGAAAATGATGCCGGGTTAGCGCAACTTGTTCCCACAGAAGCTTTAGCCAACTTGTTTAAACGATTTGCCGATCGCGGATTAGAATGTGTGGTTCTCAACGCTTGTTATTCGGAGATTCAAGCTTCGGCGATCGCCCAACATATCGATTATGTAGTCGGTATGAATAGCGCAATTGGAGACGATGCAGCGATTAAGTTTGCAGTTGGTTTTTATGATGAATTAGGTGCTGGTTGGTCGTATGAGGATGCTTATCACGGTGGCTGCGATGCGATCGCCCTGCAAGGAATCCCAGAAGAACATACCCCAGTATTCAAACACCTTAAAAAAAAGTCCGATTAA
- a CDS encoding PIN domain-containing protein, producing MSKIYQIYLDVCCLNRTLDDLEQIRIRIEAEAVTEIIQNCEDGKWILMNSDIIEFEVSQHSDSFKQEKVRSILTLANIYIESSENIDLRAEELMRLSFKYHDALHLAFAEAGGADVFLTTDDRLLRKARQFFHLFSIEIENPTIWLMNILSTEE from the coding sequence ATGAGTAAGATTTACCAAATTTATCTTGATGTTTGTTGTTTGAATCGAACCCTAGACGATTTGGAACAAATTCGGATTCGGATAGAGGCTGAAGCAGTAACCGAGATTATTCAAAATTGCGAAGATGGCAAGTGGATATTGATGAATAGCGATATTATTGAATTTGAGGTTAGTCAACATTCAGACTCTTTTAAACAAGAAAAAGTCCGATCGATCCTAACTTTAGCAAATATTTATATTGAATCAAGTGAAAATATCGATCTCAGAGCAGAAGAATTAATGAGGTTGAGTTTCAAGTATCATGATGCTTTACATTTAGCTTTTGCAGAAGCAGGAGGTGCAGACGTATTTCTGACAACTGACGATCGACTTCTGAGGAAAGCGAGACAATTTTTCCATCTTTTCTCAATAGAAATCGAAAATCCCACGATTTGGTTAATGAATATTTTATCAACTGAGGAATAA
- a CDS encoding ATP-binding protein, translating to MMESNSSTTNNQDGFSSLAALRDFHSKLLKRYREEAESSELFKEIKEFIDRGRATGTILENDDDRWDGQSRLDYWAAILNRAGQELPDSTLAEFNPLTKLERTIERIATREYIDEDVLLLRQLLIVDDSKKLIQLGKYNVNIGQGKEIQIGDRIYQGAEAETIHQVIQQVLEARKFYALLTPPEFSDRAEQAALASHKGVFVGREAILNKLQQNLSEGIGVSILHGSGGIGKTRLLLSLADIIPEEANLWYLRNETESIEPELASLDCNHHHIIVVDDAHRCDRIHQLREVLVNPKLAGKVKLIFATRSVFKDSLIYQLGSLPDGQIDEIEIPPLENEDIDRYLQQAPYQINNDDMRHVLVKIAEGNPLIAGIAAGLLEKGEPLVNLNREQVLTRYLNEIIKDLTKAESTSSDSEQKYICYLQILSALGTVDLSKQEIQSKINEIVDISSFDEEKIISRLLEAGLIERYYKTIKIASEVLADHILIEHFFNSKTKQADYHKLILEPFFNLKPQAILTNLAEAEVKGESKEAGLLFGQKMNELYQALGQEGNSFRSKLLDCLRDVAYLKPDDILNIATFIIEDADPQSETIQGKFWGSYEIKHEFVLKKVVEILERTIYQGGLRDSINYLHKIATYQLATTEYGEVRKKASEALLKIAEFKPRKPYGVQLLLLDLIADWLKENFVINLAISLPLIQSMLKIEFHSAETDPIKPFGIIFQQGRLGLSDSLRQIRERSLNILYEAYEQTSNLSTRLQIVRASCGATPHITPGEDISAELLNFLNANCAMTARFFLYKVLSNAELPILDEIAEWVIHIKRFDRYQAEELNLLQQQLQNHKGYQLYRLLIGRCRYDEDDNLLLLNWEKADRKRQERIDDYVDSLSSLEQAIQELESILKQIRLINEDKAFGLNDILRIIGQKRLDFASEFVEQVLSRNLELKHHLGFALAGIRFRDREKARLYVQEWIEGDDPILWRAIALSYHFIDWSQPQLETEWKVLRQLVAKKSVIVDRELFWSISRLAPYNSELAVELLKILATRDNENTLHQVAEIVSSPNYEQDGETWAIQFNNLQDLWEIIENFERLPYLDYKVEECLARLGESQPTLVIDFIERRIKLKPNKYSKKEYYQAFPTPFSRAFNNIDFKPEYPDLLRRVRDWTIQDDFLLSLKAPSLLKALSLNLKGQLYDILMEWVEAKNIDKLKAIATILREFNTGEDFYNLSREIITRTQDENILSSVGAAIHLTPGAIMGGFSNFYKQRIEEVSPWQKDDIFQVRQFAKRVIQSLQQDVERAEAQEDLEKRSW from the coding sequence ATGATGGAATCAAATTCTTCAACGACTAATAATCAAGATGGCTTTTCCTCTTTAGCTGCATTACGTGATTTCCACAGTAAGCTGCTAAAACGCTATCGGGAAGAAGCTGAATCGTCGGAATTATTTAAGGAAATAAAAGAGTTTATTGATCGAGGGCGCGCGACAGGAACAATACTAGAAAACGATGATGATCGTTGGGATGGTCAAAGTCGATTAGATTATTGGGCAGCAATATTAAATCGTGCTGGACAAGAATTACCTGATTCTACTTTAGCTGAGTTTAATCCACTGACGAAATTAGAGCGAACTATAGAACGTATTGCTACAAGAGAATATATCGATGAGGATGTGCTTTTGCTACGCCAGTTATTAATCGTAGACGATAGCAAAAAATTGATTCAGTTGGGGAAATACAATGTCAACATTGGTCAAGGAAAAGAGATTCAAATTGGCGATCGCATTTATCAAGGTGCAGAGGCAGAAACGATTCACCAAGTAATTCAGCAAGTTTTAGAAGCTCGTAAATTTTACGCTTTACTTACACCCCCCGAATTTTCAGACCGAGCCGAACAAGCTGCTCTTGCTAGCCACAAAGGAGTATTTGTAGGACGAGAAGCTATTTTAAACAAGCTACAACAGAATTTGTCAGAAGGTATCGGTGTCAGTATTTTGCATGGTTCTGGTGGAATTGGCAAAACTCGTTTGTTATTATCCCTTGCTGACATAATTCCAGAAGAAGCAAACCTGTGGTATCTTCGCAATGAAACTGAATCTATAGAGCCAGAACTCGCTTCTTTAGATTGTAATCATCACCATATAATTGTGGTAGACGATGCCCATCGCTGCGATCGCATTCATCAATTACGCGAAGTTTTGGTTAATCCTAAACTAGCTGGCAAAGTCAAACTAATTTTCGCTACGCGCAGTGTCTTCAAGGATTCGCTTATTTATCAATTGGGATCGTTACCTGACGGGCAAATTGATGAAATAGAGATCCCCCCTCTAGAAAATGAAGATATAGATCGATATTTACAACAAGCACCATATCAAATTAACAATGACGACATGCGTCATGTTCTGGTCAAAATTGCAGAAGGAAATCCATTAATCGCTGGTATCGCCGCAGGTTTACTCGAAAAAGGAGAGCCTTTAGTAAATTTAAATCGGGAGCAAGTGCTAACTCGCTATTTAAATGAAATTATTAAAGACTTAACCAAAGCAGAATCAACCAGTTCTGATTCCGAGCAAAAATACATTTGTTACTTGCAAATACTTTCTGCTTTAGGAACAGTAGATCTCAGCAAACAGGAAATCCAAAGTAAAATTAACGAAATAGTTGATATTTCTTCTTTTGATGAAGAGAAAATAATATCGCGGTTGTTAGAAGCGGGTTTGATAGAGCGGTACTACAAAACTATTAAAATAGCTTCTGAAGTTTTAGCCGACCATATTTTAATCGAACACTTCTTTAATTCCAAAACAAAACAAGCTGACTATCATAAACTAATTCTCGAACCATTTTTTAATCTCAAACCTCAAGCAATTTTGACTAACCTGGCTGAAGCTGAAGTTAAAGGTGAATCTAAAGAAGCAGGTTTATTATTCGGTCAAAAAATGAATGAATTGTATCAAGCTTTAGGACAGGAGGGAAATTCATTTCGTTCTAAGTTACTCGATTGCTTGAGGGATGTTGCCTATCTCAAACCAGATGATATTTTGAATATCGCAACTTTCATTATTGAAGATGCAGATCCTCAATCCGAAACAATTCAGGGTAAATTTTGGGGATCTTATGAGATTAAGCATGAATTTGTTTTGAAAAAAGTTGTCGAAATTTTAGAACGTACAATCTATCAAGGTGGCTTGCGCGATTCTATTAACTATTTGCATAAAATTGCTACCTATCAACTGGCAACAACAGAATATGGAGAAGTAAGAAAAAAAGCCAGCGAAGCTTTATTAAAGATTGCTGAATTTAAACCACGAAAGCCTTATGGAGTACAACTTTTATTACTAGACTTAATAGCAGATTGGTTGAAAGAAAACTTCGTTATTAATCTAGCTATCAGTCTTCCGTTGATTCAGTCTATGCTAAAAATCGAATTTCATAGTGCTGAAACAGATCCGATTAAACCTTTTGGTATTATCTTTCAGCAAGGGAGACTGGGGCTTAGCGATTCTTTACGTCAAATCCGGGAGCGATCGCTAAATATTCTCTATGAAGCTTACGAACAAACATCCAATCTATCAACTCGATTGCAAATCGTTCGAGCTTCGTGTGGTGCAACTCCTCATATAACGCCAGGAGAGGATATTTCGGCTGAATTGCTCAATTTTTTGAATGCTAATTGCGCGATGACGGCTCGGTTTTTTTTGTATAAAGTGTTGTCTAATGCAGAATTACCTATTTTGGATGAGATAGCGGAATGGGTAATACATATAAAGCGGTTTGATCGATATCAAGCTGAGGAACTTAATCTGCTTCAGCAACAATTACAAAATCATAAAGGCTATCAACTTTATCGACTTTTAATCGGCAGATGCAGATATGATGAAGATGATAACCTGCTACTGCTAAATTGGGAAAAAGCAGATCGAAAACGGCAGGAAAGAATTGACGATTATGTTGACTCGCTTTCTAGTCTAGAGCAGGCAATTCAAGAACTAGAGTCAATCCTAAAACAGATACGTCTTATCAATGAAGATAAAGCATTTGGTTTAAACGATATCCTGAGAATTATTGGACAAAAACGTCTTGATTTTGCTAGTGAATTCGTAGAGCAAGTTTTGAGTCGAAACCTGGAGTTAAAACATCATCTGGGTTTCGCTTTAGCAGGAATTCGTTTTAGAGATCGAGAAAAAGCAAGACTATATGTTCAGGAGTGGATTGAAGGTGACGATCCCATACTTTGGCGGGCGATCGCTTTGAGTTATCATTTTATAGATTGGAGTCAGCCACAGCTTGAAACTGAATGGAAAGTTCTTCGTCAGCTTGTTGCCAAAAAATCTGTAATAGTAGATCGAGAACTTTTCTGGTCAATAAGCCGACTTGCACCCTACAATTCCGAACTAGCAGTAGAACTTTTAAAAATTCTAGCTACTCGTGATAATGAAAATACGCTACATCAAGTAGCTGAGATTGTATCATCACCTAATTACGAACAAGATGGAGAAACATGGGCTATTCAATTTAATAACCTTCAAGATTTGTGGGAAATAATTGAAAATTTTGAGCGACTTCCTTATCTAGATTATAAAGTTGAAGAATGCTTGGCACGTTTAGGAGAAAGCCAGCCAACGCTAGTTATCGATTTTATCGAACGTCGAATAAAGCTCAAACCGAATAAGTATTCTAAGAAGGAATACTATCAAGCTTTTCCTACACCTTTTTCTCGTGCCTTCAATAATATCGACTTTAAACCAGAGTATCCCGATCTTCTTCGTCGAGTAAGAGACTGGACGATACAAGATGACTTTTTACTTAGTCTTAAAGCTCCTTCGCTACTGAAAGCATTATCGCTAAATCTGAAAGGTCAACTCTACGACATTTTAATGGAATGGGTTGAGGCAAAAAATATAGACAAGTTAAAAGCAATTGCTACAATATTACGCGAATTCAATACTGGAGAAGACTTTTATAATTTGAGTCGAGAAATTATTACTCGTACCCAGGATGAAAATATCCTTTCATCTGTCGGTGCTGCCATTCATCTTACTCCAGGCGCAATTATGGGAGGCTTTTCTAATTTTTATAAACAACGTATTGAAGAAGTATCACCTTGGCAAAAAGATGACATTTTTCAAGTTCGGCAGTTTGCGAAGCGAGTAATTCAATCACTTCAACAAGATGTTGAACGTGCAGAAGCACAGGAAGATTTAGAAAAACGTAGCTGGTAA
- a CDS encoding caspase family protein — protein MSEAFKHGYALLIGVGESAYKPLSLPVTVKDTQAIYAALIDSELCAYLDDQEHIRVLNNAEATRNAIFDGLNWLKEKAEADQEATIFVYYSGHGWVDKNDNCYYLLQHDVKPTKLESSALSAKDFTDALRQIQAERLLVVIDSCHAAGMASSKDADAIAKADAELFEDFEDFKRVAPSKGLIEALKEGKGRVVFTSSEGEQKSWIKDDSISVYTYHFLEALQGAANQPGDKVVKVSNLMNYLGKTVPETVRKLYNKEQIPHFDMDAGDFAIALLRGGKGLPDKGWEEVKSEADRKINKIADVINQQGKYITNINEARDMHIGDVIHKD, from the coding sequence ATGAGCGAAGCCTTTAAACATGGCTATGCTTTGTTAATTGGTGTTGGTGAGTCTGCCTATAAACCCTTATCATTGCCAGTGACAGTAAAAGATACCCAAGCAATTTATGCAGCTTTGATTGACTCTGAATTGTGCGCCTATCTTGACGATCAAGAACATATTCGGGTGCTAAATAACGCAGAAGCTACCCGCAATGCGATTTTTGATGGGTTGAACTGGTTGAAAGAAAAAGCCGAAGCAGATCAAGAGGCTACAATATTTGTCTATTATTCCGGTCATGGTTGGGTAGACAAAAATGATAATTGCTATTACTTGCTACAACACGATGTTAAACCAACTAAGCTAGAATCTTCGGCGTTATCTGCTAAAGATTTTACCGACGCACTGCGACAAATTCAGGCTGAACGATTATTAGTAGTAATTGATAGCTGTCATGCAGCAGGGATGGCAAGTTCTAAGGATGCAGATGCTATTGCCAAGGCAGATGCCGAACTTTTTGAGGATTTTGAAGATTTTAAACGAGTTGCTCCGTCGAAAGGTTTAATCGAAGCACTGAAAGAAGGTAAAGGTAGAGTAGTTTTTACTTCATCTGAAGGGGAGCAAAAGTCTTGGATTAAAGATGATTCGATTAGCGTCTATACTTATCACTTTCTCGAAGCTTTGCAGGGTGCTGCTAATCAACCTGGAGATAAAGTAGTAAAAGTTTCTAATTTAATGAATTATCTGGGTAAAACTGTTCCTGAAACTGTGCGTAAATTATACAATAAAGAACAGATTCCTCATTTTGATATGGATGCAGGAGATTTTGCGATCGCTCTTTTGCGGGGTGGTAAAGGATTGCCTGATAAGGGATGGGAAGAAGTTAAATCAGAAGCAGATCGAAAGATTAATAAAATTGCTGATGTTATTAATCAGCAGGGGAAATATATTACCAATATTAATGAGGCTCGTGATATGCATATTGGCGATGTTATACACAAAGATTAA